Below is a window of Bacteroidota bacterium DNA.
AGTTGGGTTGGATAAATTACTTGGATGGTTAATTACCTTGTTGGTTATTAATAAAGTTGGACTTTTTCTTCTTTTTCGTAAAGCCGGATTTCATAATGCGTGGCAAGCATTGATTCCGTTTTGGAATTGGTTTGTTTTAGCAAAGATTGTTGGCAGAGCTTGGTGGTATGGATTGCTGATTCAAATTCCCATTGTGGGTGTTATTGTTTGGTACACCTTAAGTATTGATTGTATTAAGAGTTTTGGAAGATTTCGTTTTTGGGAAAGTGTTTTAGCACTTATAGCGCAGCCATTCTATTTTCTTTTTATAGGTCTAAAGAAAGATGTGGTATACCTCGGAGCTTCTCACAGTGTAGAGTTTAATAAAAAGTATGCAGTTATCAAAAGAACAGGGATGCGTGAGTGGGCTGATGCTATTTTGTTTGCCGTGGTTGTAGCGTATGTTATTCGAACTTTTTTTATAGAGGCGTTCAAAATTCCTACACCTTCTATGGAAAAAACTTTGCGTGTCGGTGATTTCTTGTTTGTAAGTAAAGTGCACTATGGGGTACGTTTTCCCATGACACCATTGGCTATTCCCTTTGCACATCAGGATATAGCCGGAATTAAAGCGTATAGTGAAATTTTACAGCTGCCGTACATGCGATTACCTGCTTTGGAGAGAATTAAACGTGGAAATATTGTAGTATTTAACTATCCCAACGAACCTGATAGACCGGTAGATAAAAAGACACATTATATTAAAAGATGTGTTGGCTTGCCGGGAGATTCTCTTCAAGTTAAAAATGGTTTTGTTTATACCAATGGAAAACTCACAGACGACACAAGTAAACTTCAATTTCAGTACTTGGTTACATTTAAAAAATATGAATTGACGGATGATGTTTTATTTGATGAATTGGATCTATATGATTATATTCGACATGCGGATATAGCTTCATATCTCCAAAGTGGCAGTGGATTTTCTTCAGACCCTTTAGTTTATGAAATGCCGTTAGACCATCAAAAATTAGAAAAGGTCAAGAAATTTGTTGATCTGAAGTCTGTTCATAGAATTTCTTATGATAGTGCTTCTGCTCATGGCAGGGATGTGTATCCGCATAATCCATTGCTATTTCATTGGAGTGTAGACAATTACGGACCCATTTATATACCTAAAAAAGACGATGAGATTGTGATGAATGACAGTAGTTATTGGTTGTATGGCAAAATAATCAGAGATTATGAAGACAACCCGTCATTAACACTAAAGCAGGGTAAGGTATATATTGATGGAAATCTTGTATCAAAATATAAATTTAAAATGAACTATTATTGGATGATGGGGGACAACCGGCACAATTCTGCAGATTCTCGTTCTTGGGGCTTTGTACCTGAAAATCACATTGTAGGGAAGCCATTGTTTATTTTCTTTAGCATGAAATATAGTCGCAAGTTTGACCCTGATAAAACAAATAGGACAGGAGCCATTGAATTTACAGATGAGTTTCAACGCATCCGATTTAATAGGATGTTTCGTCAAGCGTCTCAATAACGAATTTCCACCTTAGTTGGACTTATATTACAACCTTAAATGAATCAATTAATTACCTTTGAAATCAAATAAAGAACCATATTTTTTTATGAAAATAAATCAAACAGCAATCCGACTATTCATCATACTTCCAATTTTATGCATAACGTTTGGACTCAATGCCCAAAGTAAAAAAAATAAAAAGAAGAATGAGAAAACAAGCACTTCCTTTGTTGTGACAGGAAAAATTCATGGTGTAATCCAAAAAGAACAAATTATGCTCGGAGAGTTGTATCAAAATAAAGTAACTCCTTTTGATACCACAATACTCAATATGACAGATTCTTCATTTGAGTTTCAAGGCGAAGTAATCGAAGATATAGTTGTTTATCTTATACTGAGTCAGTCAACAGTAGTACCATTCATTGTTTCCGGTGGTTCAAATCACAATTTTGATATTTATCTTACATCACAAGGCATTGAATTTGAAGTGTCGGGGAAAAAGTCCGAAAGATCACAGAAAATTCGTAATTTTTTGGAAGAATACTCCAAAACAGAATATTCAATGCAGTCTATTGAGAACATGTTTAAATCCGGCAAAGTGGAGATAGATAAGGCTTCTGCTATGGAAGCGGAGTATTATCGATTAATGAATCAATCCAAATTATCTCAGGAGATGATGCTTGCTGATTCAACTAATCCCTTGGGTGCATATTTTGTATTGAATGCATTTATTGAAACTCCTACTAAGACAGATTTTGACAAAGTTTTTAAGGTATTTGAACTTGGTGCACCACAGTCTAAATATATTATTGATTTGCAAAACAGGTATAATATTGAGAAAAGCACAATGATAGGGGAGATAGCACCGAATATTTCCCTGCCTAATCCGAATGGGGATACAATCGAACTCTATTCACTCAGAGGAAAATTAGTGTTAATAGACTTCTGGGCTTCGTGGTGCGGACCTTGTCGGATGGAAAATCCTAATAATAAAAGGATGTATGAAAAATATGCATCTAAAGGTTTTGAAATATATGCTGTCAGTTTAGATCGAACAAAGAATGATTGGACTAAAACCATTGCCTCAGACGGGTTGTCTTGGATTCATGTGAGTGATTTGGCATATTGGAACAGCGCACCGGCAAAGATGTATAAAATACATTCAATTCCCGCTACATATTTACTTGATAAAGATGGAAGGATATTAGCCAAAAACTTGCGTGGACAAGAATTAGAACAGTTTTTAGATAACTATTTCAAATAGAGTTGCTGATAATGTTTTTCTTAATCACGTGTGTATCTAAACTTAGACGCTGTGAATTAAGTGTTAATGTTTCAAAAAAAAAACTTTGCAATATCAAATTTGACATATAACTTTGCAAGCCTAAATAAAACAAAAAATGAAAAAATTATTTTTAGTATTTGCATTTGTTTCTATCGCTGCTTTTACTGCATGTAACTCAGCAGAAACTACTACTGAACCAGAAGCAACAGAGGAAACAACTACTCCAACTGAAGAAGCTGCTCCTGTTGAAGCTGCACCTGCAACTGAAACTGCACCTGCAACTGAAACTGCACCTGCAACTGAGGATGCTCCTGCAACCGAAGCTGCTCCTGCTACAAAGTAGTCTTTGAAAGACTTCTGTTAGAAAAAGCGACTCATTGAGTCGCTTTTTTTTTGCTTATTCAAATATGTTCTCTCCGTGGATTATACCAATATAACCATTGTAGCGTCCACTATCTATTTCTCCTTTATCAACGGCTTGAATGATTGCACATTCCGGTTCATTGATATGTAAACAATCCTTAAATTTACATTGACTTGCTATTGTCCTGAACTCCGGATAGTATTGTCCCAACTCTTGTTTATTAATATCTATAATGCCAAAATCTCTTATTCCGGGTGTATCAATAATTGAAGTATCGCTATCAAGAATATGCATTTCTGCAAATGTTGTTGTGTGCTTTCCTTTTAAGTATTTTTCTGAAAGATGGTTGGTCTTAATATTAAGTTCGGGGTTTAATCGGTTGATAATGGTGGATTTGCCTGCTCCGGAATGTCCACATATTAAACTTGCCTTTCCTTGTATTAAGTGTTTTAATTTGAAAATATTCTCCCCTTGCAAAGCATCAATTTTAATGGTTTGGTAACCTATGGAATTGTATAAAGATTCAAAAATTTTCAGTTGAGCTAATTCTTCATCAGTAAGAATGTCAACCTTGTTAAATATGATGAGAGCAGGAATATGATAGGCTTCGGCAGTAATCAAAATTCGGTCAAGAAAACCTTGTGAAGTAGTAGGGGTGGTGAATGTAAAAACCGGCATTACCAAATCAATATTGGAGGCAATAATTTGAAATTGACTGGATAGTTTATTTGATTTTCTGACAATATAATTGTTCCGAATATGTAATTTCCCAATTATCCCATACTCATTGCCTTTATTATCTTGTTCTAATGTAAAATCAACTCTGTCACCAACAGCCAATGGATTGGTGGACTTGTAATCAGGCAATCTAAATTTACCTCTGATTCTGCATTGAAACACCAAATCAGTATTTGTATCTTTGACTAAATACCACGATCCGGTTGATTTAATTACAATGCCTTCCATTACTAAAATAAAAAGGTCGGTCAAAGATAGTTGACCGACCTCATATTGCCTTTATCAAAAGGAATATAATTAAATTTTTTCTTTAATACGAGCGTTCTTACCGGTTAGGTTTCTTAGATAGAAAATCTTAGCTCTTCTAACTTTTCCCTTTTTCATAAGCTCAATCTTTGCAATTTTAGGGCTCTGAACCGGAAATATTCTTTCCACACCAACACCATTAGATATTTTTCTAACAGTAAAAGTTTCAGTTGCACCTTCTCCATTTCTTTGAATTACGTCACCTTGAAAAATTTGAGGTCTTTCTTTGTTTCCTTCTTTAATTATATAGTGTACCGCTACTTTATCACCTGCTTTAAAATCAGGAAGATCAGTTCTTAATTCGTGAATTTCCAAGTTCTTAATAACGTTGCTCATTTTATCTTCTTTTTATGGGGCTGCAAAGGTAAGAAAAAGCTGCTTATTCAAAAA
It encodes the following:
- the lepB gene encoding signal peptidase I → MDAVGLDKLLGWLITLLVINKVGLFLLFRKAGFHNAWQALIPFWNWFVLAKIVGRAWWYGLLIQIPIVGVIVWYTLSIDCIKSFGRFRFWESVLALIAQPFYFLFIGLKKDVVYLGASHSVEFNKKYAVIKRTGMREWADAILFAVVVAYVIRTFFIEAFKIPTPSMEKTLRVGDFLFVSKVHYGVRFPMTPLAIPFAHQDIAGIKAYSEILQLPYMRLPALERIKRGNIVVFNYPNEPDRPVDKKTHYIKRCVGLPGDSLQVKNGFVYTNGKLTDDTSKLQFQYLVTFKKYELTDDVLFDELDLYDYIRHADIASYLQSGSGFSSDPLVYEMPLDHQKLEKVKKFVDLKSVHRISYDSASAHGRDVYPHNPLLFHWSVDNYGPIYIPKKDDEIVMNDSSYWLYGKIIRDYEDNPSLTLKQGKVYIDGNLVSKYKFKMNYYWMMGDNRHNSADSRSWGFVPENHIVGKPLFIFFSMKYSRKFDPDKTNRTGAIEFTDEFQRIRFNRMFRQASQ
- a CDS encoding TlpA family protein disulfide reductase; translation: MKINQTAIRLFIILPILCITFGLNAQSKKNKKKNEKTSTSFVVTGKIHGVIQKEQIMLGELYQNKVTPFDTTILNMTDSSFEFQGEVIEDIVVYLILSQSTVVPFIVSGGSNHNFDIYLTSQGIEFEVSGKKSERSQKIRNFLEEYSKTEYSMQSIENMFKSGKVEIDKASAMEAEYYRLMNQSKLSQEMMLADSTNPLGAYFVLNAFIETPTKTDFDKVFKVFELGAPQSKYIIDLQNRYNIEKSTMIGEIAPNISLPNPNGDTIELYSLRGKLVLIDFWASWCGPCRMENPNNKRMYEKYASKGFEIYAVSLDRTKNDWTKTIASDGLSWIHVSDLAYWNSAPAKMYKIHSIPATYLLDKDGRILAKNLRGQELEQFLDNYFK
- the rsgA gene encoding ribosome small subunit-dependent GTPase A, with product MEGIVIKSTGSWYLVKDTNTDLVFQCRIRGKFRLPDYKSTNPLAVGDRVDFTLEQDNKGNEYGIIGKLHIRNNYIVRKSNKLSSQFQIIASNIDLVMPVFTFTTPTTSQGFLDRILITAEAYHIPALIIFNKVDILTDEELAQLKIFESLYNSIGYQTIKIDALQGENIFKLKHLIQGKASLICGHSGAGKSTIINRLNPELNIKTNHLSEKYLKGKHTTTFAEMHILDSDTSIIDTPGIRDFGIIDINKQELGQYYPEFRTIASQCKFKDCLHINEPECAIIQAVDKGEIDSGRYNGYIGIIHGENIFE
- the rplS gene encoding 50S ribosomal protein L19, encoding MSNVIKNLEIHELRTDLPDFKAGDKVAVHYIIKEGNKERPQIFQGDVIQRNGEGATETFTVRKISNGVGVERIFPVQSPKIAKIELMKKGKVRRAKIFYLRNLTGKNARIKEKI